The genomic interval AGGGGCGAAGGCGGCCGAAACGCTGCGCGCCGAAGGGTTCACCGGCCGGGTGATCCTCATCGGCGACGAGCGCGACCACCCCTACGAACGACCGCCGCTCTCCAAGGGCTACCTGGACGGCAAGGCCGAACGCGACAGCGTCTTCACCCACGAACGCGCCTGGTACGCGGGCGCCGACATCGAACTGCACCTCGGCCAGCCGGTCACCGTGCTCGACCGGTACGCGAAGACCGTCCAGCTCGGCGACAACACCGTCATCCACTACGACAAGCTGCTGCTGGCCACCGGCTCCGAACCGCGCCGCCTGGACGTCCCCGGCACCGACCTGGCCGGCGTCCACCACCTGCGCCGCCTCGCCCACGCCGACCGGCTGCGCAACGTGCTCGCCGCCCTCGGCCGCGACAACGGCCACCTGGTCATCGCCGGGGCCGGCTGGATCGGCCTGGAGGTCGCCGCCGCCGCCCGCGGCTACGGGGCCGAGGTCACCGTCGTCGAGGCCGAGCCCACCCCGCTGCACCAGGTCATCGGCCCCGAGCTGGGCCAGATCTTCACCGAGCTGCACCGCGCGCACGGCGTCCGCTTCCACTTCGGGGCCCGCCTCACCGAGATCACCGGCCAGGACGGCATGGTCTTCGCCGCCCGCACCGACGACGGCGAGGAGCACCCCGCCCACGACGTGCTCGCCGCGATCGGCGCCGCCCCGCGCTCCGCCCTCGCCGAGGCCGCGGGACTGGAGATGGCCGACCGCGCCCACGGCGGCGGCATCGCCGTGGACGCCTCGCTGCGCACCTCCGACCCGCACATCTACGCCGCCGGGGACGTCGCCGCCGCCGCCCACCCGCTGCTCGGCGCCCGGCTGCGCGTCGAGCACTGGGCGAACGCCCTGAACGGCGGACCGGCCGCCGCCCGCGCCATGCTCGGCCAGGACGTGAGTTACGACCGCGTCCCGTACTTCTTCTCCGACCAGTACGACCTGGGCCTCGAATACTCCGGCTGGGCCCCGCCCGGCTCCTACGACGAGGTGATCATCCGGGGCGACGCCGGGAAGCGGGAGTTCATCGCGTTCTGGCTGAAGGACCGCCGCGTCCTGGCCGGGATGAACGTCAACGTGTGGGATGTCACCGAAACGATCCAGGAGCTGATCCGGGCCCGTCAGCAGCACGACCCGGAAGCCCTCGGAAACCCGTCGGTCCCGCTGGAGTCCCTGCTCTGACGATCCCCGCCGGGGTGCGGGCAGTACGGCCCGCACCCCGCGGAGGCTCTTTGCCGCGCGTCCGACTGTCGGCGTCCACCCGTAGACTTCACCCGTGGCTGGCAGGATCAACGACGACGACGTGAAGGCGGTACGGGACGCGGTCCCGATCGACTCCGTCGTGTCCGAATACCTCCAGCTGCGCAACGCGGGCGGCGGGAACCTCAAAGGCCTCTGCCCCTTCCACGACGAGAAGTCCCCCTCCTTCCAGGTCAGCCCCGGCAAGGGCCTGTTCCACTGCTTCGGCTGCCAGGAGGGCGGCGACACGATCGCCTTCGTGATGAAGATCGACCACCTCTCCTTCTCGGAGACGGTCGAGCGCCTCGCCGCCAAGGCGGGCATCACCCTGCGCTACGAGGAGGGCGGCTACAACCCCTCCCACCAGCGCGGCGAACGCATCCGGCTGATCGAGGCCCACCAGGCCGCCGCCGAGTTCTACGTCCGCGCCCTGGAGAGCCCCGAGGCCGAGATCGGCCGCAAGTTCCTCGCCGAGCGCGGCTTCGACCAGGACGCCGCCGCCCACTTCCGCGTCGGCTACAGCCCGGCCGGCTGGGACCACCTCACCCGCTATCTGCGCGGCAAGGGCTTCAGCGACAAGGAACTGATCACCTCCGGCCTCTCCCAGGACGGCCGCCGCGGCCCCATCGACCGCTTCCGCGGCCGGCTGATGTGGCCCATCAGCGACACCGCCGGGGAGATCGTCGGCTTCGGCGCCCGCAAGCTGCGCGACGACGACAACGGCCCGAAGTACCTCAACACCCCCGAGACCCCGATCTACAAGAAGTCCCAGGTGCTGTACGGCATCGACCTGGCCAAGAAGGACATCGCCAAGGCCAGCCGCGCCGTCGTCGTCGAGGGCTACACCGACGTCATGGCCTGCCACCTCGCCGGGGTCACCACCGCCATCGCCACCTGCGGCACCGCCTTCGGCAACGACCACATCAAGATCCTGCGCCGCCTCCTCATGGACAACGGCAGCGCCCGCGTCATCTTCACCTTCGACGGCGACTCGGCAGGGCAGAAGGCCGCCCTGCGCGCCTTCGAGGACGACCAGAAGTTCGCCGCCGAGACGTACATCGCCATCGCCCCGGACGGCATGGACCCCTGCGACCTGCGGCTCGCCAAGGGCGACGACTCCGTACGCGACCTGGTGCAGCCGCGCAC from Streptomyces sp. CA-278952 carries:
- a CDS encoding NAD(P)/FAD-dependent oxidoreductase, producing MVDAHQTFVIVGAGLAGAKAAETLRAEGFTGRVILIGDERDHPYERPPLSKGYLDGKAERDSVFTHERAWYAGADIELHLGQPVTVLDRYAKTVQLGDNTVIHYDKLLLATGSEPRRLDVPGTDLAGVHHLRRLAHADRLRNVLAALGRDNGHLVIAGAGWIGLEVAAAARGYGAEVTVVEAEPTPLHQVIGPELGQIFTELHRAHGVRFHFGARLTEITGQDGMVFAARTDDGEEHPAHDVLAAIGAAPRSALAEAAGLEMADRAHGGGIAVDASLRTSDPHIYAAGDVAAAAHPLLGARLRVEHWANALNGGPAAARAMLGQDVSYDRVPYFFSDQYDLGLEYSGWAPPGSYDEVIIRGDAGKREFIAFWLKDRRVLAGMNVNVWDVTETIQELIRARQQHDPEALGNPSVPLESLL
- the dnaG gene encoding DNA primase, whose translation is MAGRINDDDVKAVRDAVPIDSVVSEYLQLRNAGGGNLKGLCPFHDEKSPSFQVSPGKGLFHCFGCQEGGDTIAFVMKIDHLSFSETVERLAAKAGITLRYEEGGYNPSHQRGERIRLIEAHQAAAEFYVRALESPEAEIGRKFLAERGFDQDAAAHFRVGYSPAGWDHLTRYLRGKGFSDKELITSGLSQDGRRGPIDRFRGRLMWPISDTAGEIVGFGARKLRDDDNGPKYLNTPETPIYKKSQVLYGIDLAKKDIAKASRAVVVEGYTDVMACHLAGVTTAIATCGTAFGNDHIKILRRLLMDNGSARVIFTFDGDSAGQKAALRAFEDDQKFAAETYIAIAPDGMDPCDLRLAKGDDSVRDLVQPRTPLFEFALRQIVGRYDLETPAGRAAALDEAAAVVAKIKTSSVQREVAVQLAGFVGILDQEFVVHRVAQLARWARDKGGDHGERGGRRGGPQGPRGGAPQQHAPAPGFSGPALNLRSPAHRTERELLKLALQKPALVSPAFDAYGLDEFTAPPYAAVRRCIEEAGGAEQGLADNREYLVAVMDAAPDNTVRSLVTELAVEVFRGKNIDETYAGMQLVQVRLRAVDRRIHDVQGSLARLGSNVAPQDLAAAQSEVWVLQQYAQSLRAHGAAAL